The nucleotide sequence GTGCGGCTGAGTAACTGCGGCTGCAAATCATGAAACTCGTCTGGCAAGCCTGGCTCCTCAGGAAATTCGCTGGGCAAATCATACATGGTCGGTAGCGTCTCTCGAGGAGGGGCAGACGCTAACGCCGGAATGAAGGAACCTTTAACCGAATCCATGGGCAGCTAGTGGGAGTGGTGATGTCTCCATTCTAAGAGGCATCGGTTAGGCACTCACTCTCATCATGGGCGCTGGATGGCCTCAGAGAGCGCCGAGTTGAGCATCAGCCGGGTCATGGCCTCGATGTAATTTTCTTTGCTGAGGGGCATGATGTCGTGGCCATGCAAAATATATTGCGTCAGGCACATGTAAACCGCCGAGCCGAGAATGATTTGGGCGATCGCTTGCGAGTCCGCAAAGCCAAATTCGGGATGCTGCTCGAGATAATCTTGCATCTGTTGCAAACCCGGCCGCACCAGATAGGTCACAAAGGTTCTCGACAGTTCAGGAAACCGCCCCGACTCGCCAATCACCAGTCGCACAAAGTCCTGATAATCATCGTCGTCGGAGATCGTATTGACCATCGAAGCCAGCAGCCGAGGCAACG is from Leptolyngbya iicbica LK and encodes:
- a CDS encoding TetR/AcrR family transcriptional regulator, which encodes MTLALTKTDKATQILNGALQEFLAHGYAGTSMDRVAATAGVSKPTVYNHFQDKEGLFRALVQKIARERFQIKFKAEILSGPLEESLPRLLASMVNTISDDDDYQDFVRLVIGESGRFPELSRTFVTYLVRPGLQQMQDYLEQHPEFGFADSQAIAQIILGSAVYMCLTQYILHGHDIMPLSKENYIEAMTRLMLNSALSEAIQRP